A window of the Emys orbicularis isolate rEmyOrb1 chromosome 1, rEmyOrb1.hap1, whole genome shotgun sequence genome harbors these coding sequences:
- the LOC135895462 gene encoding olfactory receptor 52R1-like, with protein MQETPFCLRVGNLLPYSMSDSNTSAFKNPSTFILLGIPGLEAAHVWISIPFCAMYAIAILGNFTILFIVKTEPSLHGPMYYFLCMLAVTDLVLTTSTLPKTLSIFWFNSREINFSACLTQMYFIHCFIEMESGIFVAMALDRYVAICNPLRHSAILTNPVVAKIGLAVMLRGCMVILPLVLLARQWPYCRTNIIPQPYCAHMAVVNLACANTHVSSYYGLSVLFCVKGLDMIFIAVSYTQILRAIFSLPTKDARLKTFGTCSSHLFVILAFYIPNLFISLMYRVGQNVPEYFHILIANVYHSMPPALNPVIYGVRTKEFRGRLLQLFTHEGG; from the coding sequence ATGCAGGAGACACCGTTCTGTCTCAGAGTTGGAaaccttctcccctactccatgtcagattccaacacaagTGCTTTCAAGAACCCCTCTAcattcatcctgctgggcattcctgggcTGGAGGCGGCCCacgtctggatctccatccccttctgcgcCATGTACgccatagccatcttggggaacttcaccatcctgttcatcgtGAAGACAGAGCCGAGCCTCCatgggcccatgtactatttcctctgcatgctggccgtcaCTGACCTGGTCCTGACTACATCCACTCTGCCCAAAAcactgagcatcttctggttcaattccagggagatcaatttcagtgcctgcctcacccagatgtacttcattcactgcttcATAGAGATGGAGTCTGGGATCTTTGTGGCCATGGCCCTggatcgctacgtggccatctgcaacCCCCTGAGACATTCCGCCATCCTGACAAACCCAGTTGTAGCCAAGATCGGCCTGGCTGTGATGCTGCGCGGCTGCATGGTCATACTGCCCCTCGTCCTCCTGGCGAGgcagtggccatattgcagaaccaacatcatcccgCAACCGTACTGCGCACACATGGCCGTGGTGAATCTGGCCTGCGCCAATACCCATGTCAGTAGTTACTACGGCCTCTCTGTGCTATTCTGTGTGAAGGGTCTGGATATGATTTTTATCGCCGTGTCCTatacccagatcctcagggccatcttcagcctccccacaaaggacgcccggctcaagacttttgggacctgcagctcccacctcttTGTCATTTTAGCCTTTTACATCCCAAATCTCTTCATCTCCCTCATGTACCGGGTTGGCCAGAATGTGCCTGAGTATTTCCACATTCTCATTGCCAATGTGTACCACTCGATGCCCCCCGCTCTAAATCCCGTCATCTACGGGGTGAGGACCAAAGAGTTCcgtgggaggctgctccagctctttacTCATGAAGGGGGCTAA